In one Gopherus evgoodei ecotype Sinaloan lineage chromosome 1, rGopEvg1_v1.p, whole genome shotgun sequence genomic region, the following are encoded:
- the NCAPH2 gene encoding condensin-2 complex subunit H2 isoform X1 yields the protein MLQHSLVLGRLKVLLGAAERLAACPAQGQRLAGNRKQEETEERLSNEVVKQRLEALGKGRDQQGRAAATSSVPRQQLAGLREPLPKGSVTMEDVESRFLHLLQPIRDLTKNWEVDVAAQLGEYLEELDQICISFDGGKTTMNFIEAALLIQGSACIYSRKVEYLYSLVYQALDFISNKKRDKQPTSVGEDGTDADVSAGPRKEEEEFLSLDDIKDTNVVSVDMKKDHQPNTVNIVPLTPMALVPPEETEKKDNPLFSRKGEILASRKDFRMNTCTPHANGAFMLELAGLSPTQYFQARRQAGDLGSATGGQTAAPGSGNAPVDVSACETPIPVLNFSENEGTVAPDGGGGGDDDDDAGRGGDFLSDAPEGGVETSPAAVEHIQQQKSAPEGKGYMLRERAPAVEPSVHIKEMLDPWRSLDPFDDSEDKPFKKGRPFTVPRELDDVPGRKRKRWTPRKLQDFMKWFSASQNDRADSRTTKKKGPTFADLEVLYWKQLKERMAAQRKLQRRMGLLLGKHLQEEEQLEEAEEELNAVEEERLDDYLDHDGGADDFLEQEDVHPAALEQLAEGDLGPCTIPDSLSYEELVRRNVELFIANSQKYARETVLSQRIRDWEDKMEPKLQEQEERAAFDIHSYGDQLAASCGQLGEWHTFASLVAGKPAFEVCRSMLASLQLANDYTVEISQQPGLEEAVDTMRLRLLTQERAHERFRTYMAPSVSN from the exons ATGCTCCAGCACAGCCTCGTGTTAGGGAGATTAAAAGTCCTGCTTGGAGCGGCTGAGCGCTTGGCCGCTTGCCCAGCTCAGGGCCAGCGactggcaggaaacagaaaacaggAGGAAACAGAGGAAAGACTCTCAAATGAAGTGGTTAAGCAGAGGCTGGAGGCACTGGGCAAAGGGAGGGaccagcagggcagagcagcagctACTTCCTCCGTCcccaggcagcagctggcaggCCTCAGGGAACCGCTTCCCAAG GGATCTGTTACGATGGAGGATGTGGAGTCGCGCTTCCTGCACCTTCTGCAGCCCATCCGGGATCTCACAAAGAACTGGGAGGTGGATGTGGCAGCCCAGCTGGGAGAGTATCTGGAGGAG CTGGACCAGATCTGCATTTCCTTCGACGGCGGCAAAACCACCATGAACTTCATAGAGGCGGCTCTGCTGATCCAGGGTTCTGCCTGCATCTACAGCAGGAAG GTGGAATATCTCTattctcttgtttaccaggcccTCGACTTCATCTCCAACAAAAA GCGGGACAAACAGCCTACGTCCGTGGGGGAGGACGGCACCGACGCTGACGTGAGCGCTGGgcccaggaaggaggaggaagag TTCCTCTCCTTGGATGACATCAAGGACACCAACGTGGTGAGCGTGGACATGAAGAAAGATCACCAGCCTAAT ACTGTGAACATTGTCCCCTTGACTCCGATGGCCCTGGTACCCCCAGAGGAGACAGAAAAGAAGGACAACCCTCTGTTCAG CCGGAAGGGGGAGATCCTGGCCAGCCGGAAGGATTTCCGCATGAACACGTGCACCCCTCATGCCAACGGAGCCTTCATGCTGGAGCTGGCGGGCCTCTCACCCACGCAGTACTTCCAAGCAAGACGCCAGGCTGGGGACCTTGGCAGTGCTACAG GAGGGCAGACTGCTGCCCCAGGATCTGGAAACGCGCCCGTGGACGTCAGTGCCTGTGAGACTCCGATCCCAGTCTTGAACTTTTCTGAAAATGAAG GCACTGTGGCACCAgacgggggtggtggtggtgacgaTGATGACGATGCAGGACGAGGAGGTGATTTCTTGTCTGATGCCCCAGAAGGGGGCGTGGAGACCAGTCCTGCTGCTGTCGAGCACATTCAGCAGCAGAAG AGTGCGCCTGAGGGCAAGGGGTACATGCTGCGGGAACGGGCCCCGGCCGTGGAGCCCAGTGTCCACATCAAG GAGATGTTGGATCCGTGGCGAAGCCTTGACCCCTTTGACGACTCTGAGGATAAGCCCTTTAAGAAAG GCAGACCCTTCACGGTGCCGCGTGAGCTGGACGATGTGCCTGGCCGCAAGCGGAAGAGGTGGACACCCAGGAAGCTGCAGGACTTCATGAAGTGGTTCTCTGCAAGCC AGAACGACAGAGCTGACAGCAGAACCACCAAGAAGAAAGGGCCAACGTTCGCTG ATCTGGAGGTTCTGTACTGGAAGCAGCTGAAGGAGCGGATGGCCGCGCAGAGGAAGCTGCAGAGGAGAATG gggctgctgctggggaagcatctgcaggaggaggagcagctggaggaggcCGAGGAGGAGCTGAATGCCGTGGAGGAGGAGCGATTGGACGACTACCTGGACCATGACGGGGGGGCAG ATGATTTCCTGGAGCAGGAGGACGTCCAccccgcagccctggagcagcTGGCCGAGGGCGACCTGG GCCCCTGCACGATCCCTGACTCCCTCAGCTATGAGGAGCTGGTGAGGAGAAATGTG GAGCTATTCATTGCCAACTCCCAGAAGTATGCCCGCGAGACGGTGCTGTCCCAGCGTATCCGTGACTGGGAGGACAAGATGGAACCCAAGCTGCAGGAGCAG GAGGAGCGAGCCGCCTTCGACATCCACAGCTACGGGGACCAGCTGGCAGCGAGCTGTGGGCAGCTGGGCGAGTGGCACACCTTCGCCAGCCTGGTGGCGGGGAAGCCGGCCTTTGAGGTGTGTCGCTCCATGCTGGCCTCGCTACAGCTG GCCAATGACTACACGGTGGAAATcagccagcagccaggcctggagGAGGCGGTGGACACCATGCGGCTGCGCCTCCTGACCCAAGAGCGAGCGCACGAGCGATTCCGCACCTACATGGCCCCTTCTGTGTCAAACTGA
- the NCAPH2 gene encoding condensin-2 complex subunit H2 isoform X5: MGWAGFEENIQGSVTMEDVESRFLHLLQPIRDLTKNWEVDVAAQLGEYLEELDQICISFDGGKTTMNFIEAALLIQGSACIYSRKVEYLYSLVYQALDFISNKKRDKQPTSVGEDGTDADVSAGPRKEEEEFLSLDDIKDTNVVSVDMKKDHQPNTVNIVPLTPMALVPPEETEKKDNPLFSRKGEILASRKDFRMNTCTPHANGAFMLELAGLSPTQYFQARRQAGDLGSATGGQTAAPGSGNAPVDVSACETPIPVLNFSENEGTVAPDGGGGGDDDDDAGRGGDFLSDAPEGGVETSPAAVEHIQQQKSAPEGKGYMLRERAPAVEPSVHIKEMLDPWRSLDPFDDSEDKPFKKGRPFTVPRELDDVPGRKRKRWTPRKLQDFMKWFSASQNDRADSRTTKKKGPTFADLEVLYWKQLKERMAAQRKLQRRMGLLLGKHLQEEEQLEEAEEELNAVEEERLDDYLDHDGGADDFLEQEDVHPAALEQLAEGDLGPCTIPDSLSYEELVRRNVELFIANSQKYARETVLSQRIRDWEDKMEPKLQEQEERAAFDIHSYGDQLAASCGQLGEWHTFASLVAGKPAFEVCRSMLASLQLANDYTVEISQQPGLEEAVDTMRLRLLTQERAHERFRTYMAPSVSN; this comes from the exons ATGGGATGGGCTGGCTTTGAGGAGAACATTCAG GGATCTGTTACGATGGAGGATGTGGAGTCGCGCTTCCTGCACCTTCTGCAGCCCATCCGGGATCTCACAAAGAACTGGGAGGTGGATGTGGCAGCCCAGCTGGGAGAGTATCTGGAGGAG CTGGACCAGATCTGCATTTCCTTCGACGGCGGCAAAACCACCATGAACTTCATAGAGGCGGCTCTGCTGATCCAGGGTTCTGCCTGCATCTACAGCAGGAAG GTGGAATATCTCTattctcttgtttaccaggcccTCGACTTCATCTCCAACAAAAA GCGGGACAAACAGCCTACGTCCGTGGGGGAGGACGGCACCGACGCTGACGTGAGCGCTGGgcccaggaaggaggaggaagag TTCCTCTCCTTGGATGACATCAAGGACACCAACGTGGTGAGCGTGGACATGAAGAAAGATCACCAGCCTAAT ACTGTGAACATTGTCCCCTTGACTCCGATGGCCCTGGTACCCCCAGAGGAGACAGAAAAGAAGGACAACCCTCTGTTCAG CCGGAAGGGGGAGATCCTGGCCAGCCGGAAGGATTTCCGCATGAACACGTGCACCCCTCATGCCAACGGAGCCTTCATGCTGGAGCTGGCGGGCCTCTCACCCACGCAGTACTTCCAAGCAAGACGCCAGGCTGGGGACCTTGGCAGTGCTACAG GAGGGCAGACTGCTGCCCCAGGATCTGGAAACGCGCCCGTGGACGTCAGTGCCTGTGAGACTCCGATCCCAGTCTTGAACTTTTCTGAAAATGAAG GCACTGTGGCACCAgacgggggtggtggtggtgacgaTGATGACGATGCAGGACGAGGAGGTGATTTCTTGTCTGATGCCCCAGAAGGGGGCGTGGAGACCAGTCCTGCTGCTGTCGAGCACATTCAGCAGCAGAAG AGTGCGCCTGAGGGCAAGGGGTACATGCTGCGGGAACGGGCCCCGGCCGTGGAGCCCAGTGTCCACATCAAG GAGATGTTGGATCCGTGGCGAAGCCTTGACCCCTTTGACGACTCTGAGGATAAGCCCTTTAAGAAAG GCAGACCCTTCACGGTGCCGCGTGAGCTGGACGATGTGCCTGGCCGCAAGCGGAAGAGGTGGACACCCAGGAAGCTGCAGGACTTCATGAAGTGGTTCTCTGCAAGCC AGAACGACAGAGCTGACAGCAGAACCACCAAGAAGAAAGGGCCAACGTTCGCTG ATCTGGAGGTTCTGTACTGGAAGCAGCTGAAGGAGCGGATGGCCGCGCAGAGGAAGCTGCAGAGGAGAATG gggctgctgctggggaagcatctgcaggaggaggagcagctggaggaggcCGAGGAGGAGCTGAATGCCGTGGAGGAGGAGCGATTGGACGACTACCTGGACCATGACGGGGGGGCAG ATGATTTCCTGGAGCAGGAGGACGTCCAccccgcagccctggagcagcTGGCCGAGGGCGACCTGG GCCCCTGCACGATCCCTGACTCCCTCAGCTATGAGGAGCTGGTGAGGAGAAATGTG GAGCTATTCATTGCCAACTCCCAGAAGTATGCCCGCGAGACGGTGCTGTCCCAGCGTATCCGTGACTGGGAGGACAAGATGGAACCCAAGCTGCAGGAGCAG GAGGAGCGAGCCGCCTTCGACATCCACAGCTACGGGGACCAGCTGGCAGCGAGCTGTGGGCAGCTGGGCGAGTGGCACACCTTCGCCAGCCTGGTGGCGGGGAAGCCGGCCTTTGAGGTGTGTCGCTCCATGCTGGCCTCGCTACAGCTG GCCAATGACTACACGGTGGAAATcagccagcagccaggcctggagGAGGCGGTGGACACCATGCGGCTGCGCCTCCTGACCCAAGAGCGAGCGCACGAGCGATTCCGCACCTACATGGCCCCTTCTGTGTCAAACTGA
- the NCAPH2 gene encoding condensin-2 complex subunit H2 isoform X6 — protein MEDVESRFLHLLQPIRDLTKNWEVDVAAQLGEYLEELDQICISFDGGKTTMNFIEAALLIQGSACIYSRKVEYLYSLVYQALDFISNKKRDKQPTSVGEDGTDADVSAGPRKEEEEFLSLDDIKDTNVVSVDMKKDHQPNTVNIVPLTPMALVPPEETEKKDNPLFSRKGEILASRKDFRMNTCTPHANGAFMLELAGLSPTQYFQARRQAGDLGSATGGQTAAPGSGNAPVDVSACETPIPVLNFSENEGTVAPDGGGGGDDDDDAGRGGDFLSDAPEGGVETSPAAVEHIQQQKSAPEGKGYMLRERAPAVEPSVHIKEMLDPWRSLDPFDDSEDKPFKKGRPFTVPRELDDVPGRKRKRWTPRKLQDFMKWFSASQNDRADSRTTKKKGPTFADLEVLYWKQLKERMAAQRKLQRRMGLLLGKHLQEEEQLEEAEEELNAVEEERLDDYLDHDGGADDFLEQEDVHPAALEQLAEGDLGPCTIPDSLSYEELVRRNVELFIANSQKYARETVLSQRIRDWEDKMEPKLQEQEERAAFDIHSYGDQLAASCGQLGEWHTFASLVAGKPAFEVCRSMLASLQLANDYTVEISQQPGLEEAVDTMRLRLLTQERAHERFRTYMAPSVSN, from the exons ATGGAGGATGTGGAGTCGCGCTTCCTGCACCTTCTGCAGCCCATCCGGGATCTCACAAAGAACTGGGAGGTGGATGTGGCAGCCCAGCTGGGAGAGTATCTGGAGGAG CTGGACCAGATCTGCATTTCCTTCGACGGCGGCAAAACCACCATGAACTTCATAGAGGCGGCTCTGCTGATCCAGGGTTCTGCCTGCATCTACAGCAGGAAG GTGGAATATCTCTattctcttgtttaccaggcccTCGACTTCATCTCCAACAAAAA GCGGGACAAACAGCCTACGTCCGTGGGGGAGGACGGCACCGACGCTGACGTGAGCGCTGGgcccaggaaggaggaggaagag TTCCTCTCCTTGGATGACATCAAGGACACCAACGTGGTGAGCGTGGACATGAAGAAAGATCACCAGCCTAAT ACTGTGAACATTGTCCCCTTGACTCCGATGGCCCTGGTACCCCCAGAGGAGACAGAAAAGAAGGACAACCCTCTGTTCAG CCGGAAGGGGGAGATCCTGGCCAGCCGGAAGGATTTCCGCATGAACACGTGCACCCCTCATGCCAACGGAGCCTTCATGCTGGAGCTGGCGGGCCTCTCACCCACGCAGTACTTCCAAGCAAGACGCCAGGCTGGGGACCTTGGCAGTGCTACAG GAGGGCAGACTGCTGCCCCAGGATCTGGAAACGCGCCCGTGGACGTCAGTGCCTGTGAGACTCCGATCCCAGTCTTGAACTTTTCTGAAAATGAAG GCACTGTGGCACCAgacgggggtggtggtggtgacgaTGATGACGATGCAGGACGAGGAGGTGATTTCTTGTCTGATGCCCCAGAAGGGGGCGTGGAGACCAGTCCTGCTGCTGTCGAGCACATTCAGCAGCAGAAG AGTGCGCCTGAGGGCAAGGGGTACATGCTGCGGGAACGGGCCCCGGCCGTGGAGCCCAGTGTCCACATCAAG GAGATGTTGGATCCGTGGCGAAGCCTTGACCCCTTTGACGACTCTGAGGATAAGCCCTTTAAGAAAG GCAGACCCTTCACGGTGCCGCGTGAGCTGGACGATGTGCCTGGCCGCAAGCGGAAGAGGTGGACACCCAGGAAGCTGCAGGACTTCATGAAGTGGTTCTCTGCAAGCC AGAACGACAGAGCTGACAGCAGAACCACCAAGAAGAAAGGGCCAACGTTCGCTG ATCTGGAGGTTCTGTACTGGAAGCAGCTGAAGGAGCGGATGGCCGCGCAGAGGAAGCTGCAGAGGAGAATG gggctgctgctggggaagcatctgcaggaggaggagcagctggaggaggcCGAGGAGGAGCTGAATGCCGTGGAGGAGGAGCGATTGGACGACTACCTGGACCATGACGGGGGGGCAG ATGATTTCCTGGAGCAGGAGGACGTCCAccccgcagccctggagcagcTGGCCGAGGGCGACCTGG GCCCCTGCACGATCCCTGACTCCCTCAGCTATGAGGAGCTGGTGAGGAGAAATGTG GAGCTATTCATTGCCAACTCCCAGAAGTATGCCCGCGAGACGGTGCTGTCCCAGCGTATCCGTGACTGGGAGGACAAGATGGAACCCAAGCTGCAGGAGCAG GAGGAGCGAGCCGCCTTCGACATCCACAGCTACGGGGACCAGCTGGCAGCGAGCTGTGGGCAGCTGGGCGAGTGGCACACCTTCGCCAGCCTGGTGGCGGGGAAGCCGGCCTTTGAGGTGTGTCGCTCCATGCTGGCCTCGCTACAGCTG GCCAATGACTACACGGTGGAAATcagccagcagccaggcctggagGAGGCGGTGGACACCATGCGGCTGCGCCTCCTGACCCAAGAGCGAGCGCACGAGCGATTCCGCACCTACATGGCCCCTTCTGTGTCAAACTGA
- the NCAPH2 gene encoding condensin-2 complex subunit H2 isoform X3: protein MLQHSLVLGRLKVLLGAAERLAACPAQGQRLAGNRKQEETEERLSNEVVKQRLEALGKGRDQQGRAAATSSVPRQQLAGLREPLPKGSVTMEDVESRFLHLLQPIRDLTKNWEVDVAAQLGEYLEELDQICISFDGGKTTMNFIEAALLIQGSACIYSRKVEYLYSLVYQALDFISNKKRDKQPTSVGEDGTDADVSAGPRKEEEEFLSLDDIKDTNVVSVDMKKDHQPNTVNIVPLTPMALVPPEETEKKDNPLFSRKGEILASRKDFRMNTCTPHANGAFMLELAGLSPTQYFQARRQAGDLGSATGGQTAAPGSGNAPVDVSACETPIPVLNFSENEGTVAPDGGGGGDDDDDAGRGGDFLSDAPEGGVETSPAAVEHIQQQKEMLDPWRSLDPFDDSEDKPFKKGRPFTVPRELDDVPGRKRKRWTPRKLQDFMKWFSASQNDRADSRTTKKKGPTFADLEVLYWKQLKERMAAQRKLQRRMGLLLGKHLQEEEQLEEAEEELNAVEEERLDDYLDHDGGADDFLEQEDVHPAALEQLAEGDLGPCTIPDSLSYEELVRRNVELFIANSQKYARETVLSQRIRDWEDKMEPKLQEQEERAAFDIHSYGDQLAASCGQLGEWHTFASLVAGKPAFEVCRSMLASLQLANDYTVEISQQPGLEEAVDTMRLRLLTQERAHERFRTYMAPSVSN, encoded by the exons ATGCTCCAGCACAGCCTCGTGTTAGGGAGATTAAAAGTCCTGCTTGGAGCGGCTGAGCGCTTGGCCGCTTGCCCAGCTCAGGGCCAGCGactggcaggaaacagaaaacaggAGGAAACAGAGGAAAGACTCTCAAATGAAGTGGTTAAGCAGAGGCTGGAGGCACTGGGCAAAGGGAGGGaccagcagggcagagcagcagctACTTCCTCCGTCcccaggcagcagctggcaggCCTCAGGGAACCGCTTCCCAAG GGATCTGTTACGATGGAGGATGTGGAGTCGCGCTTCCTGCACCTTCTGCAGCCCATCCGGGATCTCACAAAGAACTGGGAGGTGGATGTGGCAGCCCAGCTGGGAGAGTATCTGGAGGAG CTGGACCAGATCTGCATTTCCTTCGACGGCGGCAAAACCACCATGAACTTCATAGAGGCGGCTCTGCTGATCCAGGGTTCTGCCTGCATCTACAGCAGGAAG GTGGAATATCTCTattctcttgtttaccaggcccTCGACTTCATCTCCAACAAAAA GCGGGACAAACAGCCTACGTCCGTGGGGGAGGACGGCACCGACGCTGACGTGAGCGCTGGgcccaggaaggaggaggaagag TTCCTCTCCTTGGATGACATCAAGGACACCAACGTGGTGAGCGTGGACATGAAGAAAGATCACCAGCCTAAT ACTGTGAACATTGTCCCCTTGACTCCGATGGCCCTGGTACCCCCAGAGGAGACAGAAAAGAAGGACAACCCTCTGTTCAG CCGGAAGGGGGAGATCCTGGCCAGCCGGAAGGATTTCCGCATGAACACGTGCACCCCTCATGCCAACGGAGCCTTCATGCTGGAGCTGGCGGGCCTCTCACCCACGCAGTACTTCCAAGCAAGACGCCAGGCTGGGGACCTTGGCAGTGCTACAG GAGGGCAGACTGCTGCCCCAGGATCTGGAAACGCGCCCGTGGACGTCAGTGCCTGTGAGACTCCGATCCCAGTCTTGAACTTTTCTGAAAATGAAG GCACTGTGGCACCAgacgggggtggtggtggtgacgaTGATGACGATGCAGGACGAGGAGGTGATTTCTTGTCTGATGCCCCAGAAGGGGGCGTGGAGACCAGTCCTGCTGCTGTCGAGCACATTCAGCAGCAGAAG GAGATGTTGGATCCGTGGCGAAGCCTTGACCCCTTTGACGACTCTGAGGATAAGCCCTTTAAGAAAG GCAGACCCTTCACGGTGCCGCGTGAGCTGGACGATGTGCCTGGCCGCAAGCGGAAGAGGTGGACACCCAGGAAGCTGCAGGACTTCATGAAGTGGTTCTCTGCAAGCC AGAACGACAGAGCTGACAGCAGAACCACCAAGAAGAAAGGGCCAACGTTCGCTG ATCTGGAGGTTCTGTACTGGAAGCAGCTGAAGGAGCGGATGGCCGCGCAGAGGAAGCTGCAGAGGAGAATG gggctgctgctggggaagcatctgcaggaggaggagcagctggaggaggcCGAGGAGGAGCTGAATGCCGTGGAGGAGGAGCGATTGGACGACTACCTGGACCATGACGGGGGGGCAG ATGATTTCCTGGAGCAGGAGGACGTCCAccccgcagccctggagcagcTGGCCGAGGGCGACCTGG GCCCCTGCACGATCCCTGACTCCCTCAGCTATGAGGAGCTGGTGAGGAGAAATGTG GAGCTATTCATTGCCAACTCCCAGAAGTATGCCCGCGAGACGGTGCTGTCCCAGCGTATCCGTGACTGGGAGGACAAGATGGAACCCAAGCTGCAGGAGCAG GAGGAGCGAGCCGCCTTCGACATCCACAGCTACGGGGACCAGCTGGCAGCGAGCTGTGGGCAGCTGGGCGAGTGGCACACCTTCGCCAGCCTGGTGGCGGGGAAGCCGGCCTTTGAGGTGTGTCGCTCCATGCTGGCCTCGCTACAGCTG GCCAATGACTACACGGTGGAAATcagccagcagccaggcctggagGAGGCGGTGGACACCATGCGGCTGCGCCTCCTGACCCAAGAGCGAGCGCACGAGCGATTCCGCACCTACATGGCCCCTTCTGTGTCAAACTGA
- the NCAPH2 gene encoding condensin-2 complex subunit H2 isoform X2 has product MLQHSLVLGRLKVLLGAAERLAACPAQGQRLAGNRKQEETEERLSNEVVKQRLEALGKGRDQQGRAAATSSVPRQQLAGLREPLPKGSVTMEDVESRFLHLLQPIRDLTKNWEVDVAAQLGEYLEELDQICISFDGGKTTMNFIEAALLIQGSACIYSRKVEYLYSLVYQALDFISNKKRDKQPTSVGEDGTDADVSAGPRKEEEEFLSLDDIKDTNVVSVDMKKDHQPNTVNIVPLTPMALVPPEETEKKDNPLFSRKGEILASRKDFRMNTCTPHANGAFMLELAGLSPTQYFQARRQAGDLGSATGGQTAAPGSGNAPVDVSACETPIPVLNFSENEGTVAPDGGGGGDDDDDAGRGGDFLSDAPEGGVETSPAAVEHIQQQKSAPEGKGYMLRERAPAVEPSVHIKMLDPWRSLDPFDDSEDKPFKKGRPFTVPRELDDVPGRKRKRWTPRKLQDFMKWFSASQNDRADSRTTKKKGPTFADLEVLYWKQLKERMAAQRKLQRRMGLLLGKHLQEEEQLEEAEEELNAVEEERLDDYLDHDGGADDFLEQEDVHPAALEQLAEGDLGPCTIPDSLSYEELVRRNVELFIANSQKYARETVLSQRIRDWEDKMEPKLQEQEERAAFDIHSYGDQLAASCGQLGEWHTFASLVAGKPAFEVCRSMLASLQLANDYTVEISQQPGLEEAVDTMRLRLLTQERAHERFRTYMAPSVSN; this is encoded by the exons ATGCTCCAGCACAGCCTCGTGTTAGGGAGATTAAAAGTCCTGCTTGGAGCGGCTGAGCGCTTGGCCGCTTGCCCAGCTCAGGGCCAGCGactggcaggaaacagaaaacaggAGGAAACAGAGGAAAGACTCTCAAATGAAGTGGTTAAGCAGAGGCTGGAGGCACTGGGCAAAGGGAGGGaccagcagggcagagcagcagctACTTCCTCCGTCcccaggcagcagctggcaggCCTCAGGGAACCGCTTCCCAAG GGATCTGTTACGATGGAGGATGTGGAGTCGCGCTTCCTGCACCTTCTGCAGCCCATCCGGGATCTCACAAAGAACTGGGAGGTGGATGTGGCAGCCCAGCTGGGAGAGTATCTGGAGGAG CTGGACCAGATCTGCATTTCCTTCGACGGCGGCAAAACCACCATGAACTTCATAGAGGCGGCTCTGCTGATCCAGGGTTCTGCCTGCATCTACAGCAGGAAG GTGGAATATCTCTattctcttgtttaccaggcccTCGACTTCATCTCCAACAAAAA GCGGGACAAACAGCCTACGTCCGTGGGGGAGGACGGCACCGACGCTGACGTGAGCGCTGGgcccaggaaggaggaggaagag TTCCTCTCCTTGGATGACATCAAGGACACCAACGTGGTGAGCGTGGACATGAAGAAAGATCACCAGCCTAAT ACTGTGAACATTGTCCCCTTGACTCCGATGGCCCTGGTACCCCCAGAGGAGACAGAAAAGAAGGACAACCCTCTGTTCAG CCGGAAGGGGGAGATCCTGGCCAGCCGGAAGGATTTCCGCATGAACACGTGCACCCCTCATGCCAACGGAGCCTTCATGCTGGAGCTGGCGGGCCTCTCACCCACGCAGTACTTCCAAGCAAGACGCCAGGCTGGGGACCTTGGCAGTGCTACAG GAGGGCAGACTGCTGCCCCAGGATCTGGAAACGCGCCCGTGGACGTCAGTGCCTGTGAGACTCCGATCCCAGTCTTGAACTTTTCTGAAAATGAAG GCACTGTGGCACCAgacgggggtggtggtggtgacgaTGATGACGATGCAGGACGAGGAGGTGATTTCTTGTCTGATGCCCCAGAAGGGGGCGTGGAGACCAGTCCTGCTGCTGTCGAGCACATTCAGCAGCAGAAG AGTGCGCCTGAGGGCAAGGGGTACATGCTGCGGGAACGGGCCCCGGCCGTGGAGCCCAGTGTCCACATCAAG ATGTTGGATCCGTGGCGAAGCCTTGACCCCTTTGACGACTCTGAGGATAAGCCCTTTAAGAAAG GCAGACCCTTCACGGTGCCGCGTGAGCTGGACGATGTGCCTGGCCGCAAGCGGAAGAGGTGGACACCCAGGAAGCTGCAGGACTTCATGAAGTGGTTCTCTGCAAGCC AGAACGACAGAGCTGACAGCAGAACCACCAAGAAGAAAGGGCCAACGTTCGCTG ATCTGGAGGTTCTGTACTGGAAGCAGCTGAAGGAGCGGATGGCCGCGCAGAGGAAGCTGCAGAGGAGAATG gggctgctgctggggaagcatctgcaggaggaggagcagctggaggaggcCGAGGAGGAGCTGAATGCCGTGGAGGAGGAGCGATTGGACGACTACCTGGACCATGACGGGGGGGCAG ATGATTTCCTGGAGCAGGAGGACGTCCAccccgcagccctggagcagcTGGCCGAGGGCGACCTGG GCCCCTGCACGATCCCTGACTCCCTCAGCTATGAGGAGCTGGTGAGGAGAAATGTG GAGCTATTCATTGCCAACTCCCAGAAGTATGCCCGCGAGACGGTGCTGTCCCAGCGTATCCGTGACTGGGAGGACAAGATGGAACCCAAGCTGCAGGAGCAG GAGGAGCGAGCCGCCTTCGACATCCACAGCTACGGGGACCAGCTGGCAGCGAGCTGTGGGCAGCTGGGCGAGTGGCACACCTTCGCCAGCCTGGTGGCGGGGAAGCCGGCCTTTGAGGTGTGTCGCTCCATGCTGGCCTCGCTACAGCTG GCCAATGACTACACGGTGGAAATcagccagcagccaggcctggagGAGGCGGTGGACACCATGCGGCTGCGCCTCCTGACCCAAGAGCGAGCGCACGAGCGATTCCGCACCTACATGGCCCCTTCTGTGTCAAACTGA